One genomic segment of Apostichopus japonicus isolate 1M-3 chromosome 23, ASM3797524v1, whole genome shotgun sequence includes these proteins:
- the LOC139964805 gene encoding uncharacterized protein isoform X1 produces the protein MGIQGLLPFLKDATEAINIRKYRGHAVAVDTYCWIHRGAVACALQLAKGEKCDQYVRYCLKFVNMLRSMEITPILVFDGRHLPAKKSVEDARKKRRELYSQKGKQLLREGKPSEARDAFVKCINVTSEMALEVMKAARSLGVDCIVAPYEADSQLAYLEKNGFVQAIITEDSDLLPFGCKRVIFKMDTNGNALEIDQSSLNRALKMGSYFSVDKFRHMCILAGCDYLPSLQGIGLGKARKFIHTSTNPDMRQVLKRMPLQMKLKVPVTQEYIDGFIRADNTFLYQLAFDPRKRKLMPLHPYPPELADEEMDYAGRYFDSKSALQLALGNVDAGSLRKIFNFEPDTSKPYPQGTHRYKLSIWHEDFRPAPALATRESVEVTRNPTKGQEMTVQSSGIARRRSSPRKRKRDENTSGQDVTSAAALATIYGGSPDSKTRRIHVSEEATIPETPSPMKELDKRPPREIEPVPQRNRMTPRNVFAVKKNHRVDRVHRENLLQSEVTVSSRFFPSSTTIVETEEDTKSPDQLEEKDDLVLVHEDKGHIYEPGRMDDIAAEGAKEERPELQDSIRDHQRKVRGATGRLCDKNVDRTGVLDSLQKFRHSEFYEEQVRIKRQNEARRQKTPPSSKKGVSGVTNRKGGAFHWSSQVSKSGVVQKTLADSMKSLSTFHRKSNSQIMKWKDSIEDDEPRTEGCVANNSQESLSDSQRSDIKSSQVESEGDFAESQSSSTGLSSQRSIPTCSIDRDGPTFSQLVADGNDSPVGKTVDNSDAELSPGDKEICDLLADMVEEEDVAVVGKDCDGSEASHIGTNTKSDSLRDGGDVVTSMVEVIDGTSQEPSSNIHGTPTLPSLGGIEGQGMRRQKSPSNDENSPPLDLQRKRKDETVSSYFTKGKESQSNASCKVPGLSKRKKPTKKNPSSNQQPTLMAFMKKKSAFGSSGPSPTDKKLPLSPSKMEFDRNITPESDNLFTLNKASAVRKTIFK, from the exons ATGGGCATTCAAGGGTTACTTCCTTTCCTTAAAGATGCCACTGAAGCCATTAACATTAGAAAGTATAGAGGTCATGCTGTTGCCGTGGACACATATTGCTGGATCCACAGAGGAGCAGTTGCCTGTGCTCTCCAACTTGCCAAAGGAGAAAAATGTGACCA GTACGTGAGGTACTGCTTAAAATTTGTCAACATGCTGCGGTCAATGGAAATCACGCCGATTCTAGTATTCGACGGACGTCATTTGCCAGCGAAGAAATCCGTCGAAGATGCCAGGAAAAA ACGGAGAGAACTCTACAGCCAGAAGGGAAAGCAGCTTTTACGAGAGGGTAAACCATCAGAGGCTAGAGACGCCTTCGTCAAATGCATTAACGTAACGTCTGAGATGGCTCTGGAAGTCATGAAG GCTGCGCGGTCGTTAGGTGTGGACTGCATTGTCGCCCCCTACGAGGCAGACTCTCAGCTGGCTTACCTGGAGAAGAATGGATTCGTCCAAGCTATCATCACCGAAGATTCCGATTTGCTACCTTTTGGGTGTAAAAGG GTGATATTTAAAATGGACACGAACGGGAACGCTCTGGAAATTGATCAGTCCAGTCTCAACCGTGCCCTCAAGATGGGAAGCTACTTCTCCGTCGACAAGTTCCGGCACATGTGTATACTTGCGGGATGCGACTACCTTCCGTCTTTGCAAGGAATCGGATTAGGGAAAGCTAGGAAGTTTATCCACACGAGTACTAATCCCGATATGCGTCAG GTTTTAAAGAGAATGCCTCTACAGATGAAGTTAAAGGTGCCGGTCACCCAGGAGTACATCGACGGTTTTATTCGGGCGGATAACACCTTTCTGTATCAGCTGGCCTTTGACCCCCGAAAGAGGAAACTTATGCCGCTTCATCCCTATCCTCCCGAACTAGCCGACGAAGAAATGGACTACGCCGGGAG GTACTTTGACTCCAAGTCAGCCCTGCAACTTGCTCTAGGCAATGTGGATGCAGGATCCTTGAggaaaatttttaattttgaaccAGATACAAGTAAA CCGTACCCTCAAGGCACCCACCGCTACAAACTGAGCATATGGCACGAAGATTTTCGACCCGCCCCGGCCCTGGCGACTAGAGAATCCGTGGAAGTCACAAGGAACCCTACTAAAGGTCAAGAGATGACAGTCCAGAGCAGTGGAATCGCAAGGAGGAGGTCGTCACCTAGGAAACGAAAGCGAGATG AAAATACCTCAGGTCAAGACGTTACATCTGCAGCAGCCCTAGCAACCATTTACGGCGGGTCTCCAGATTCCAAAACAAGGAGGATCCATGTATCAG AGGAGGCCACCATTCCAGAGACTCCCAGCCCTATGAAGGAATTGGACAAGCGCCCTCCACGGGAAATCGAACCAGTTCCTCAACGGAACAGGATGACTCCTCGCAACGTCTTTGCGGTCAAAAAGAACCACCGAGTTGACAGGGTGCACAGAGAAAACTTACTGCAGTCTGAAGTTACGGTTTCAAGCAG ATTCTTCCCATCATCGACAACAATCGTGGAGACGGAGGAAGACACAAAGTCACCCGACCAATTAGAAGAAAAAGATGACTTAGTTCTTGTTCATGAGGACAAAGGTCACATCTATGAACCTGGTAGGATGGATGACATCGCCGCCGAGGGGGCCAAAGAGGAACGGCCGGAATTACAGGACAGTATACGAGACCATCAACGTAAAGTCCGCGGTGCCACGGGGAGGCTCTGCGATAAAAACGTGGACAGGACGGGGGTGTTAGACTCCCTGCAGAAGTTTCGACATTCAGAATTCTACGAGGAACAAGTCCGGATCAAGAGGCAAAACGAGGCGAGGAGGCAGAAGACCCCACCGTCTTCTAAGAAAGGTGTCTCGGGTGTAACCAACAGGAAAGGAGGTGCATTCCATTGGTCAAGTCAGGTATCCAAGAGTGGGGTCGTTCAAAAGACTCTGGCCGACTCGATGAAGAGTCTTTCTACGTTCCATCGGAAAAGCAACTCACAAATTATGAAATGGAAGGATTCCATCGAAGATGATGAACCTAGGACAGAAGGGTGTGTCGCAAACAACAGCCAAGAGAGTCTGTCTGATTCTCAACGTAGCGACATTAAATCGAGTCAAGTTGAATCGGAGGGCGACTTTGCGGAGTCCCAGTCTTCCTCGACTGGACTCTCGTCTCAACGCAGCATCCCGACTTGCAGTATAGACAGGGATGGCCCTACTTTCAGTCAGCTGGTAGCAGATGGAAACGACTCGCCGGTCGGAAAGACGGTCGACAATTCCGACGCAGAGTTAAGCCCCGGCGATAAGGAAATATGCGACTTGCTTGCCGACATGGTCGAGGAGGAAGACGTTGCCGTCGTTGGTAAAGATTGCGATGGTTCGGAGGCGTCCCACATTGGAACAAATACAAAGTCAGACTCGTTAAGAGATGGTGGTGATGTGGTGACCTCCATGGTAGAGGTAATCGATGGCACCTCACAAGAACCGTCATCAAACATCCACGGTACTCCGACTCTGCCGTCCCTCGGTGGAATCGAGGGTCAGGGAATGCGCCGTCAGAAGTCACCGTCCAACGATGAAAACAGTCCACCGTTAGATTTacaaaggaagagaaaagatgAAACCGTGAGCTCGTATTTTACAAAG GGCAAGGAAAGTCAATCAAACG cCTCCTGCAAAGTCCCAGGTCTTTCCAAGCGAAAGAAGCCTACTAAGAAGAATCCGTCCAGTAACCAACAGCCGACACTCATGGcatttatgaagaaaaagagTGCTTTTGG GTCGAGCGGTCCAAGCCCAACAGACAAGAAGTTGCCTTTGTCACCATCAAAGATGGAATTCGATCGAAATATCACTCCCGAATCAGATAATCTTTTCACTCTCAATAAAGCCTCAGCAGTTAGAAAGACCATTTTCAAGTGA
- the LOC139964805 gene encoding uncharacterized protein isoform X2 encodes MALEVMKAARSLGVDCIVAPYEADSQLAYLEKNGFVQAIITEDSDLLPFGCKRVIFKMDTNGNALEIDQSSLNRALKMGSYFSVDKFRHMCILAGCDYLPSLQGIGLGKARKFIHTSTNPDMRQVLKRMPLQMKLKVPVTQEYIDGFIRADNTFLYQLAFDPRKRKLMPLHPYPPELADEEMDYAGRYFDSKSALQLALGNVDAGSLRKIFNFEPDTSKPYPQGTHRYKLSIWHEDFRPAPALATRESVEVTRNPTKGQEMTVQSSGIARRRSSPRKRKRDENTSGQDVTSAAALATIYGGSPDSKTRRIHVSEEATIPETPSPMKELDKRPPREIEPVPQRNRMTPRNVFAVKKNHRVDRVHRENLLQSEVTVSSRFFPSSTTIVETEEDTKSPDQLEEKDDLVLVHEDKGHIYEPGRMDDIAAEGAKEERPELQDSIRDHQRKVRGATGRLCDKNVDRTGVLDSLQKFRHSEFYEEQVRIKRQNEARRQKTPPSSKKGVSGVTNRKGGAFHWSSQVSKSGVVQKTLADSMKSLSTFHRKSNSQIMKWKDSIEDDEPRTEGCVANNSQESLSDSQRSDIKSSQVESEGDFAESQSSSTGLSSQRSIPTCSIDRDGPTFSQLVADGNDSPVGKTVDNSDAELSPGDKEICDLLADMVEEEDVAVVGKDCDGSEASHIGTNTKSDSLRDGGDVVTSMVEVIDGTSQEPSSNIHGTPTLPSLGGIEGQGMRRQKSPSNDENSPPLDLQRKRKDETVSSYFTKGKESQSNASCKVPGLSKRKKPTKKNPSSNQQPTLMAFMKKKSAFGSSGPSPTDKKLPLSPSKMEFDRNITPESDNLFTLNKASAVRKTIFK; translated from the exons ATGGCTCTGGAAGTCATGA AGGCTGCGCGGTCGTTAGGTGTGGACTGCATTGTCGCCCCCTACGAGGCAGACTCTCAGCTGGCTTACCTGGAGAAGAATGGATTCGTCCAAGCTATCATCACCGAAGATTCCGATTTGCTACCTTTTGGGTGTAAAAGG GTGATATTTAAAATGGACACGAACGGGAACGCTCTGGAAATTGATCAGTCCAGTCTCAACCGTGCCCTCAAGATGGGAAGCTACTTCTCCGTCGACAAGTTCCGGCACATGTGTATACTTGCGGGATGCGACTACCTTCCGTCTTTGCAAGGAATCGGATTAGGGAAAGCTAGGAAGTTTATCCACACGAGTACTAATCCCGATATGCGTCAG GTTTTAAAGAGAATGCCTCTACAGATGAAGTTAAAGGTGCCGGTCACCCAGGAGTACATCGACGGTTTTATTCGGGCGGATAACACCTTTCTGTATCAGCTGGCCTTTGACCCCCGAAAGAGGAAACTTATGCCGCTTCATCCCTATCCTCCCGAACTAGCCGACGAAGAAATGGACTACGCCGGGAG GTACTTTGACTCCAAGTCAGCCCTGCAACTTGCTCTAGGCAATGTGGATGCAGGATCCTTGAggaaaatttttaattttgaaccAGATACAAGTAAA CCGTACCCTCAAGGCACCCACCGCTACAAACTGAGCATATGGCACGAAGATTTTCGACCCGCCCCGGCCCTGGCGACTAGAGAATCCGTGGAAGTCACAAGGAACCCTACTAAAGGTCAAGAGATGACAGTCCAGAGCAGTGGAATCGCAAGGAGGAGGTCGTCACCTAGGAAACGAAAGCGAGATG AAAATACCTCAGGTCAAGACGTTACATCTGCAGCAGCCCTAGCAACCATTTACGGCGGGTCTCCAGATTCCAAAACAAGGAGGATCCATGTATCAG AGGAGGCCACCATTCCAGAGACTCCCAGCCCTATGAAGGAATTGGACAAGCGCCCTCCACGGGAAATCGAACCAGTTCCTCAACGGAACAGGATGACTCCTCGCAACGTCTTTGCGGTCAAAAAGAACCACCGAGTTGACAGGGTGCACAGAGAAAACTTACTGCAGTCTGAAGTTACGGTTTCAAGCAG ATTCTTCCCATCATCGACAACAATCGTGGAGACGGAGGAAGACACAAAGTCACCCGACCAATTAGAAGAAAAAGATGACTTAGTTCTTGTTCATGAGGACAAAGGTCACATCTATGAACCTGGTAGGATGGATGACATCGCCGCCGAGGGGGCCAAAGAGGAACGGCCGGAATTACAGGACAGTATACGAGACCATCAACGTAAAGTCCGCGGTGCCACGGGGAGGCTCTGCGATAAAAACGTGGACAGGACGGGGGTGTTAGACTCCCTGCAGAAGTTTCGACATTCAGAATTCTACGAGGAACAAGTCCGGATCAAGAGGCAAAACGAGGCGAGGAGGCAGAAGACCCCACCGTCTTCTAAGAAAGGTGTCTCGGGTGTAACCAACAGGAAAGGAGGTGCATTCCATTGGTCAAGTCAGGTATCCAAGAGTGGGGTCGTTCAAAAGACTCTGGCCGACTCGATGAAGAGTCTTTCTACGTTCCATCGGAAAAGCAACTCACAAATTATGAAATGGAAGGATTCCATCGAAGATGATGAACCTAGGACAGAAGGGTGTGTCGCAAACAACAGCCAAGAGAGTCTGTCTGATTCTCAACGTAGCGACATTAAATCGAGTCAAGTTGAATCGGAGGGCGACTTTGCGGAGTCCCAGTCTTCCTCGACTGGACTCTCGTCTCAACGCAGCATCCCGACTTGCAGTATAGACAGGGATGGCCCTACTTTCAGTCAGCTGGTAGCAGATGGAAACGACTCGCCGGTCGGAAAGACGGTCGACAATTCCGACGCAGAGTTAAGCCCCGGCGATAAGGAAATATGCGACTTGCTTGCCGACATGGTCGAGGAGGAAGACGTTGCCGTCGTTGGTAAAGATTGCGATGGTTCGGAGGCGTCCCACATTGGAACAAATACAAAGTCAGACTCGTTAAGAGATGGTGGTGATGTGGTGACCTCCATGGTAGAGGTAATCGATGGCACCTCACAAGAACCGTCATCAAACATCCACGGTACTCCGACTCTGCCGTCCCTCGGTGGAATCGAGGGTCAGGGAATGCGCCGTCAGAAGTCACCGTCCAACGATGAAAACAGTCCACCGTTAGATTTacaaaggaagagaaaagatgAAACCGTGAGCTCGTATTTTACAAAG GGCAAGGAAAGTCAATCAAACG cCTCCTGCAAAGTCCCAGGTCTTTCCAAGCGAAAGAAGCCTACTAAGAAGAATCCGTCCAGTAACCAACAGCCGACACTCATGGcatttatgaagaaaaagagTGCTTTTGG GTCGAGCGGTCCAAGCCCAACAGACAAGAAGTTGCCTTTGTCACCATCAAAGATGGAATTCGATCGAAATATCACTCCCGAATCAGATAATCTTTTCACTCTCAATAAAGCCTCAGCAGTTAGAAAGACCATTTTCAAGTGA
- the LOC139964896 gene encoding uncharacterized protein translates to MGEGLMTMLSRHMNESHQHQPEPALERRTVWKKVVATLTCCGNSRSKAYELGDCYEPTPSSAQQTSPGSRNDTQRNVGHVIDGRGKTTSPSSTRSFHFKRGKEQPKSPKTRSKGRRKKDKESSNARKLLTSPRNREVNLIQPINDTDVQKGRPHTCKQPQTIKPRDQSRGVDLKNVSVIIKKYAKSISFSTLQSLSPDGKESLTDTFKRHKGFIESLVKFQTYVPPERATAYRIDKEFDHLQNSQLSLGQICDINGSPAGPHNAALQSSATSLNFSDQKRNINFAKTVARGAICVPRAALQNSSVSSESYDVTRIPPNVTHDKIKTGSKGDVNEIIQRGPTQPHSSSTRFQTPLEQTTQCRALTTPKESAPKHRPKLTTAKQDGDVSRVDELQLVAGGGKKLELDGCAAKPPKVPGRRIKDARQHVYPKGNPIQKRNEHLNCRQIKNILVTRLTDGDSGVVRLSEIPSGKDKIHSCRVQDNSSSHQTHVRRAEKDIARVPSLGQGVDVLHSSRDVRVEAGPKNNATAIKSKLTHAMKNIQGQTTPAKIKSTLQRLFPECDLLSQSDLQHVLHPVTNKSITLGKGAYGVVSLMRNSKTGRLCAVKTFQDHLIKAKIFREAKLEVQTLTKLRGLNCVAELFGIVPTEGNVGVPSVVEEFIGDAKTFKASILHAALKSSILSAAAMFRIALNIVNALNNVHSRGVLHCDFKTDNIMLMPGFEHQRDPQIKIIDFGRAIRMDKKPKYEHYTPEKQQRVLTRSIHIAPEVVLGQQPHSVTSEVYSLGMVFLMMAGDQFKYLGNAGDKCTDKNFVQRPTMDKIKKKLTSYIKRKQY, encoded by the exons ATGGGGGAAGGG TTGATGACAATGTTATCCAGACATATGAACGAATCCCACCAACATCAACCCGAACCAGCTCTTGAGAG aCGCACAGTTTGGAAGAAGGTCGTTGCGACCTTGACATGTTGTGGAAATTCTCGATCTAAAGCCTACGAACTTGGTGACTGTTATGAACCAACACCTTCATCTGCTCAGCAAACTTCACCCGGCTCGAGAAACGACACACAACGAAATGTCGGTCACGTGATCGACGGACGCGGGAAAACAACTTCACCCTCGTCAACACGAAGCTTTCATTTCAAGCGCGGCAAAGAACAACCGAAGTCGCCAAAAACAAGATCAAAGGGTCGCCGGAAGAAGGATAAAGAATCTTCCAACGCGAGAAAGCTTTTGACCTCTCCAAGAAACAGAGAAGTCAACCTCATCCAGCCCATTAACGACACGGATGTTCAGAAAGGGCGCCCTCATACTTGCAAACAACCGCAGACGATCAAGCCAAGAGACCAGTCACGCGGTGTCGatttaaaaaatgtttctgTCATCATCAAAAAATATGCAAAGTCGATTAGCTTTTCGACTTTACAGTCGCTTTCGCCAGATGGTAAAGAATCATTGACGGATACCTTTAAGCGTCATAAAGGGTTCATCGAatcacttgtcaagtttcaaACATATGTTCCTCCCGAGCGAGCAACAGCCTATCGCATTGACAAGGAGTTTGATCATCTCCAGAATTCACAACTTTCACTTGGTCAAATTTGCGACATTAATGGATCACCAGCAGGTCCTCATAATGCTGCACTTCAGTCCTCAGCAACCAGTCTAAACTTCTCAGATCAGAAAAGAAACATCAACTTTGCGAAGACTGTTGCCAGGGGTGCCATCTGCGTACCTCGTGCAGCGCTACAAAATTCAAGCGTATCATCAGAGTCATATGACGTCACACGAATTCCGCCAAATGTTACCCATGATAAGATAAAGACTGGAAGTAAGGGTGACGTTAATGAAATCATTCAACGTGGGCCAACTCAGCCACATTCATCATCAACTAGATTCCAAACACCACTTGAGCAAACCACCCAGTGCAGAGCTCTGACAACTCCAAAGGAGAGCGCTCCAAAGCATCGGCCGAAGTTAACGACTGCCAAACAGGATGGTGATGTTTCACGTGTGGATGAACTGCAGCTGGTAGCCGGTGGAGGGAAGAAGTTAGAGCTAGATGGGTGTGCCGCGAAACCGCCAAAGGTCCCTGGTAGACGAATCAAAGACGCACGGCAGCATGTATATCCAAAGGGAAACCCAATTCAGAAAAGGAACGAACATTTGAACTGCAGACAAATCAAGAACATCTTGGTAACTAGACTCACCGACGGTGATAGCGGAGTAGTTCGGTTATCAGAGATTCCATCTGGAAAAGATAAGATCCATAGTTGCCGCGTCCAGGACAACTCTTCGAGTCACCAGACTCATGTTCGACGGGCAGAAAAAGATATCGCGAGGGTGCCTTCGCTTGGACAGGGCGTGGATGTTCTCCATAGCTCCCGTGACGTTAGAGTTGAGGCTGGACCCAAAAACAATGCAACTGCAATCAAGTCGAAGCTTACTCATGCTATGAAAAATATTCAAGG ACAAACAACGCCTGCCAAAATAAAGTCAACACTACAGCGGTTGTTTCCAGAATGCGATCTACTATCGCAGAGTGATCTTCAACATGTTCTACACCCCGTCACCAACAAATCGATAACTCTTGGCAAAGGAGCTTATGGAGTAGTAAGCCTAATGAGAAACAGCAAAACTGGAAGGCTTTGTGCAGTGAAAACCTTCCAAGATCATCTCATCAAAGCCAAAATCTTCAGA GAGGCTAAGTTAGAGGTCCAAACGTTGACAAAACTACGTGGCTTAAATTGCGTCGCAGAACTTTTCGGTATAGTTCCGACAGAAGGGAACGTCGGAGTGCCCTCTGTTGTTGAAGAATTCATCGGTGACGCAAAAACTTTCAAGGCGTCGATATTACACGCAGCTCTGAAATCGAGTATCCTATCCGCTGCCGCGATGTTTCGCATTGCACTGAACATTGTCAACGCACTTAATAACGTCCACTCCAGGGGTGTCCTTCATTGTGACTTTAAGACCGACAATATTATGTTGATGCCTGGATTTGAACACCAAAGAGATCCTCAAATCAAAATCATTGACTTCGGAAGAGCAATTCGCATGGACAAGAAACCGAAGTACGAGCATTATACACCAGAGAAGCAACAGAGGGTGTTGACAAGGTCGATTCATATTGCCCCTGAGGTAGTGCTGGGGCAACAGCCGCATAGTGTGACTTCAGAGGTATACTCACTTGGTATGGTATTCCTAATGATGGCGGGTGACCAGTTTAAATATTTGGGAAATGCTGGCGATAAATGCACTGATAAGAATTTTGTTCAGAGACCAACGATGGACAAAATTAAGAAGAAGCTGACGTCgtacattaaaagaaaacaatactAG
- the LOC139964812 gene encoding syntaxin-17-like: MMATFDSMSSSMTESMTANFIDPVNKQPLKRLEPTIQRFTKIALPTDLGRLSQHKKMIKRCREQEDWDKLNTEQINARLTVQQLKANIREMDKARCQIRDEDLPALDARVNPLKEEAMEAIASFIIECGMETLTYTLPEDVLLGGNERVVGSEQTPKGTEADERNHIQDQARDEEVEKLRRTLEETKHVEETWNKLKGDLEDVSATIQDFAQQVKQQKELTDRIEDNIDTAQTNVLQGTRSIITVSNIKNVMLPLTGALLGTAVGGPLGLMVGYKVGAVAAFGGGAVGFLGARIAKRKSTEKNNKDLELIEEEQRTLSESKKDTDKR; encoded by the exons ATGATGGCGACCTTTGACTCTATGAGTTCTAGCATGACAGAGAGCATGACCGCTAACTTCATCGATCCAGTAAACAAACAACCCTTGAAGAGGCTCGAACCGACCATACAAAGATTTACCAAAATAGCCCTGCCAACTGATTTGGGAAGATTATCGCAACACaagaaaatgattaaaaga TGTCGAGAGCAAGAAGACTGGGACAAGCTGAACACTGAACAAATCAATGCAAGATTAACAGTTCAG CAATTAAAAGCAAATATACGGGAGATGGACAAAGCCAGGTGTCAGATACGAGATGAAGACCTCCCTGCCCTAGATGCGAGAGTGAATCCATTGAAGGAGGAGGCGATGGAGGCGATTGCTAGCTTCATCATAGAATGTGGCATGGAGACACTGACATACACCCTGCCGGAGGATGTCCTCTTAGGGGGGAACGAGAGGGTCGTGGGGTCAGAGCAAACACCAAAGGGGACCG AGGCAGATGAGAGAAACCACATTCAAGATCAGGCGAGAGACGAGGAAGTCGAGAAGTTGCGCCGGACACTCGAGGAGACAAAACACGTAGAGGAGACTTGGAACAAGTTGAAAGGGGACTTGGAAGATGTCAGTGCAACCATACAGGACTTTGCACAACAAgtcaag CAACAAAAAGAGTTGACCGATAGGATAGAAGATAATATCGACACAGCCCAGACAAATGTGCTACAAGGAACCAGAAGTATCATCACG GTCTCCAACATCAAAAACGTGATGTTACCCCTGACGGGTGCTTTGCTTGGAACGGCGGTTGGAGGCCCGTTGGGTCTAATGGTTGGGTACAAGGTAGGAGCAGTTGCCGCCTTCGGAGGTGGGGCGGTCGGCTTTCTCGGTGCCCGCATCGCCAAGAGGAAGTCTACCGAAAAGAACAACAAAGATTTGGAACTAATAGAGGAGGAACAGAGAACACTTAGTGAATCAAAGAAAGATACGGACAAGAGATGA